The following proteins are encoded in a genomic region of Natrinema sp. DC36:
- a CDS encoding rubrerythrin family protein, with product MTDPDAFVEAVSEDNQTALSRLGSSKSLYADTGGEIDTEPVLEATADAEYAAWQTFLAWADDEGDDEARAAFETTAEEEQNHYETVDGKLADDEYEPSEVPQLHEYLRNREDTVERVGALVGRILASQRSKDQVVGYFVGDADPQTASLFRGFGEDLDDQLERAKTLLETVCDSDEDWNRAQEAASGAIQAAYDEYVETLEGMGANPKPVC from the coding sequence ATGACCGATCCGGACGCGTTCGTCGAGGCCGTCAGCGAGGACAACCAGACCGCGCTCTCGCGACTCGGCTCCTCGAAATCGCTGTACGCCGACACCGGCGGGGAGATCGACACCGAGCCCGTCCTCGAGGCGACCGCCGACGCCGAGTACGCCGCCTGGCAGACGTTCCTCGCGTGGGCCGACGACGAGGGCGACGACGAGGCGCGCGCGGCCTTCGAGACTACGGCCGAGGAGGAGCAAAATCACTACGAGACCGTCGACGGCAAACTCGCTGACGACGAGTACGAGCCGAGCGAGGTCCCCCAGCTCCACGAGTATCTCCGGAATCGCGAGGACACCGTGGAACGGGTCGGCGCACTCGTCGGCCGCATTCTCGCGAGCCAGCGCTCGAAGGACCAGGTCGTCGGCTACTTCGTCGGCGACGCCGATCCCCAGACGGCCAGCCTGTTCCGCGGCTTCGGCGAGGACCTGGACGACCAGCTCGAGCGTGCGAAAACGCTGCTCGAGACGGTCTGTGACAGCGATGAGGACTGGAACCGCGCCCAAGAGGCCGCGAGCGGCGCGATCCAGGCCGCCTACGACGAGTACGTCGAGACGCTCGAGGGGATGGGCGCGAATCCGAAGCCGGTCTGTTAG
- a CDS encoding polysaccharide deacetylase family protein translates to MKRRAYLVTAAAATLGGCSALSDSETSDEPDDDDGNGDSDSPEPVDEDPGSFDQFDDLSMWTVMEGSLELDAERTYVGEQSGRMEAMEAEQRVMIKRRFDQPRDLSDEFPAMAFATEQDVDPIVQLSDTDGNRLLLQCDVPPGLPFARYDLGVIGTDGEPDLSSIAHIKISALAGDGESVTLWCDDLHFVSRPDTGKVLLQFDGGRASTATRARSALSDYDFPATAFVPTDYVGGSSYVSQGQLETLQSEGWTIASQGTSSGSLAGRSESTQRDRIQGAIEWLESNGFEDGAGYFAYPLNRYDETTMSLVEEHHDVGFVGGYGGHADLLNPAIAPRTVGPSADEAKQLLDRTAQFRTITTLSYGDLSGESGTALEETLSYLSDLESAGDLEVVGPDDIASSHIYEE, encoded by the coding sequence ATGAAACGACGAGCGTATCTCGTGACGGCCGCCGCAGCGACGCTCGGTGGCTGTTCCGCCCTGAGCGATTCCGAAACGTCGGACGAACCGGACGATGACGACGGCAACGGCGATTCCGATTCGCCGGAGCCGGTCGACGAGGATCCCGGGTCGTTCGATCAGTTCGACGACCTCTCGATGTGGACGGTGATGGAGGGCTCGCTCGAACTCGATGCCGAACGCACGTACGTCGGCGAGCAGTCCGGCCGCATGGAGGCGATGGAGGCAGAGCAACGAGTGATGATCAAACGACGATTCGACCAGCCGCGGGACCTCTCCGACGAGTTCCCCGCGATGGCGTTTGCGACCGAGCAGGACGTCGATCCGATCGTCCAGCTCTCCGATACGGACGGTAACCGGCTTCTCCTCCAGTGTGACGTCCCGCCGGGACTTCCGTTCGCCCGCTACGATCTCGGGGTTATCGGGACCGACGGCGAGCCGGATCTGAGCTCGATCGCCCACATCAAGATCTCGGCGCTGGCGGGCGACGGCGAGTCGGTGACGCTGTGGTGTGACGACCTCCACTTCGTCTCTCGCCCGGACACCGGCAAAGTCCTCCTCCAGTTCGACGGCGGCCGCGCATCCACCGCGACCCGGGCTCGTTCGGCGCTGTCGGACTACGACTTCCCCGCGACCGCGTTCGTCCCCACCGACTACGTCGGCGGCTCCAGCTACGTCAGTCAGGGCCAACTCGAGACCCTCCAGAGCGAGGGGTGGACGATCGCCAGTCAGGGGACGTCCAGCGGCAGTCTCGCCGGCCGGTCCGAATCGACACAGCGAGACCGCATCCAGGGCGCGATCGAGTGGCTCGAGAGCAACGGGTTCGAAGACGGTGCCGGCTACTTCGCCTATCCGCTCAATCGCTACGACGAGACGACGATGTCCCTCGTCGAGGAGCACCACGACGTCGGCTTCGTCGGCGGCTACGGCGGTCACGCCGATCTGTTGAACCCGGCAATCGCCCCGCGGACGGTCGGTCCGTCCGCCGACGAGGCCAAGCAGTTGCTCGACCGGACGGCACAGTTCCGGACGATCACCACGCTCAGCTACGGAGACCTCTCCGGCGAATCGGGGACGGCGCTCGAGGAGACGCTCTCCTATCTCAGCGACCTCGAGTCGGCCGGTGACCTCGAGGTCGTCGGGCCGGACGACATCGCGTCGAGCCACATCTACGAGGAGTAG
- a CDS encoding sulfurtransferase — MANDYAKDVLVTADWVEERLDDFQDDGSDLRLVEVDVDTEAYDDAHAPGAIGFNWETQLQDQTQRDILDKEDFEDLLGSHGISEDDTVVLYGDNSNWFAAYTYWQFKYYGHDEVYLLDGGREYWLENDYPTTDEEPDFSDAEYEAAGPRESIRAYREDVENAIDRGVPLVDVRSPEEYSGEILAPPGLQETAQRGGHIPGAKNISWAAVTNDDGTFKDPEDLEELYADEDIDGDETTVAYCRIGERSSVAWFALHELLGYEDTVNYDGSWTEWGNLVNAPIEKGN; from the coding sequence ATGGCAAACGACTACGCCAAAGACGTACTCGTCACGGCTGACTGGGTCGAGGAGCGCCTCGACGACTTTCAGGACGACGGCTCCGACCTTCGACTGGTCGAGGTCGACGTCGACACGGAAGCATACGACGACGCACACGCACCCGGCGCGATCGGGTTCAACTGGGAGACGCAACTCCAGGACCAGACCCAGCGAGACATCCTCGACAAGGAGGACTTCGAGGACCTCCTCGGGAGCCACGGCATCAGCGAGGACGACACGGTCGTCCTCTACGGTGACAACTCCAACTGGTTCGCCGCCTACACCTACTGGCAGTTCAAGTACTACGGCCACGACGAGGTCTACCTGCTCGACGGCGGCCGCGAATACTGGCTCGAGAACGACTACCCGACCACGGACGAGGAGCCCGACTTCTCCGACGCCGAGTACGAGGCGGCCGGCCCGCGCGAGAGCATCCGCGCCTACCGCGAGGACGTCGAGAACGCGATCGATCGCGGCGTTCCGCTCGTCGACGTTCGCTCGCCCGAGGAGTACTCCGGCGAAATCCTCGCGCCCCCGGGACTTCAGGAGACCGCCCAGCGCGGCGGCCACATCCCCGGCGCGAAGAACATCTCGTGGGCCGCCGTGACCAACGACGACGGCACCTTCAAGGATCCCGAAGATCTCGAGGAGCTCTACGCCGACGAGGACATCGACGGCGACGAGACGACCGTCGCCTACTGCCGCATCGGCGAGCGCTCGTCGGTCGCCTGGTTCGCCCTGCACGAACTGCTCGGCTACGAGGACACCGTCAACTACGACGGTTCCTGGACCGAGTGGGGCAACCTCGTCAACGCGCCGATTGAAAAAGGCAACTGA
- a CDS encoding sulfurtransferase: MDESVVVSPDWLAARLDDPTVRIVDVRDAWEYDGIGHLPGAVNVPFDSYRDESDVDRGTLPGAQAFADLLSERGIDPDDTIVAYDDTHGVFAARFVLTALEYGHDDIRLLDGDYSAWNRAYETTSETPEIEATDYEPDPLEPSESPLVGYDAVADALERDAVFVDTREQDEFEEARLPGAVRFDWREVVDDETRRLKPEGELEALLAEHGITPDRDIVLYCNTARRISHTYVVLRALGYENVRFYEGSLTEWLANDGEVETGPVSTADDN, translated from the coding sequence ATGGACGAATCCGTCGTCGTCTCCCCCGACTGGCTCGCAGCGCGTTTAGACGATCCGACCGTACGCATCGTGGACGTCAGGGACGCCTGGGAGTACGACGGGATCGGTCACCTCCCCGGTGCAGTGAACGTCCCCTTCGACAGCTACCGGGACGAGAGCGACGTCGATCGCGGTACCTTGCCCGGTGCCCAGGCATTCGCCGACCTGCTCAGCGAGAGAGGGATCGATCCCGACGACACGATCGTCGCCTACGACGACACCCACGGCGTCTTCGCCGCCCGGTTCGTGCTCACCGCCCTCGAGTACGGCCACGACGACATCCGCCTGCTCGACGGCGACTACAGCGCCTGGAACCGGGCGTACGAGACCACGAGCGAGACGCCCGAAATCGAGGCGACCGACTACGAGCCCGATCCGCTCGAGCCCTCGGAGAGCCCGCTGGTCGGCTACGACGCCGTTGCGGACGCCCTCGAGCGCGACGCCGTTTTCGTCGACACGCGCGAGCAAGACGAGTTCGAGGAGGCCCGGTTACCCGGCGCGGTGCGCTTCGACTGGCGCGAGGTCGTCGACGACGAAACGCGGCGGTTGAAACCCGAGGGGGAACTCGAGGCACTGCTCGCCGAGCACGGAATCACGCCGGACCGAGATATCGTCCTCTACTGCAACACAGCCCGCCGGATCAGCCACACCTACGTCGTCCTCAGGGCGCTGGGCTACGAGAACGTCCGCTTCTACGAGGGGAGTCTGACGGAGTGGCTCGCCAACGACGGCGAGGTCGAGACCGGTCCCGTTTCGACGGCCGACGACAACTGA
- a CDS encoding ferritin-like domain-containing protein: MTNDNSDRFDIGRRPVLGGIAGALSTGAVGSAAATGGDHHHETSDESATEESAEQPPEAVPDEFGSDVDILNYALTLEYLEATFYTRGIRNIDESALEQHFEEWGPIGDRVLNRLRVVRDHEIRHVEVLAETVEALGGEPVQPPEFDFGTAVQDPAEFIATAATLEDVGVSAYAGAAPYIDTFELIAPALSIHSVEARHASFLRELNGEIGFPEAFDDPRSKSEVLELASGFIVE; encoded by the coding sequence ATGACTAACGACAATTCAGATCGGTTTGACATCGGTCGACGACCCGTCCTCGGCGGCATCGCTGGCGCCCTGTCGACGGGGGCCGTCGGCAGTGCTGCGGCGACTGGTGGGGACCACCATCACGAAACCAGTGACGAATCGGCAACGGAAGAATCGGCGGAGCAGCCGCCCGAAGCAGTCCCCGACGAATTCGGGAGCGACGTCGACATCCTCAACTACGCGCTCACCCTCGAGTATCTCGAGGCGACGTTCTACACCCGCGGGATCCGGAACATCGACGAATCGGCTCTCGAACAGCACTTCGAGGAGTGGGGGCCGATCGGGGACCGGGTCCTCAACCGACTCCGCGTCGTTCGGGATCACGAGATACGGCACGTGGAAGTCCTCGCGGAGACGGTGGAAGCGTTGGGCGGCGAACCGGTCCAGCCACCGGAGTTCGACTTCGGGACGGCCGTCCAGGATCCGGCGGAGTTCATCGCCACCGCCGCCACCCTCGAGGACGTCGGCGTCTCGGCGTACGCCGGTGCGGCGCCGTATATCGATACGTTCGAACTTATCGCGCCGGCGCTCAGCATCCACAGCGTCGAGGCGCGTCACGCCTCGTTCCTCCGAGAGCTCAACGGCGAGATCGGATTCCCCGAGGCGTTCGACGATCCGCGCTCCAAATCGGAGGTCCTGGAGCTGGCAAGCGGGTTCATCGTGGAATAG
- a CDS encoding dihydrolipoyl dehydrogenase, protein MDAYDIVVLGGGSGSQVATAAADRGLEAAVVEPGPLGGACITRGCVPSKALIHRADVAEGVRGAEKFGVPARLHEIDYGEITESVHDTVYEKANSQESSLNDSENVTLYRGEGRFVDDRTIEVELNGEGNETAEISGETVVIAVGGRPMVPPIDGLEDVDFLTSDDALFLEERPDELVIVGGGYIGAELGYFFGALGADVSIVGRSDRLVPREDDDVSEVVTDSLETYCDVYTGYEAAEVEEGDTVVVTAEPSDGDEEEGDGNAVELTADDLLLATGRRPNTDTLDLETTGVETDDTGYVETDDRLETAVDGVWALGDVLGEQPFKHAADDESKVVAANVLDDAGETIDYEAMPHAIFTSPRVASVGRTEGELEDAGHEYEAVTVPYGTAPMGMILEADDGFVKAIAGPDGEIFGCHIVGPQAATLLHEVVVAMDGGGTVDDVAGPVHVHPALNEVVYAAFDELSDSKYSTAPDWRDVSGRD, encoded by the coding sequence ATGGACGCGTACGACATCGTCGTCCTCGGCGGCGGATCGGGGAGTCAGGTCGCGACCGCGGCGGCCGACCGGGGACTCGAGGCGGCCGTCGTCGAACCCGGGCCGCTCGGCGGGGCCTGCATCACGCGGGGCTGCGTTCCCTCGAAGGCGCTCATCCACCGCGCGGACGTCGCGGAAGGCGTGCGCGGAGCCGAGAAGTTCGGCGTCCCCGCTCGGTTGCACGAGATCGACTACGGCGAGATCACGGAATCGGTTCACGACACGGTCTACGAGAAGGCGAACAGTCAGGAATCGAGCCTGAACGACAGCGAGAACGTCACGCTCTACCGCGGCGAGGGCCGATTCGTCGACGACCGAACGATCGAGGTCGAACTGAACGGCGAGGGGAACGAAACGGCGGAGATCAGCGGCGAGACCGTCGTCATCGCCGTGGGGGGCCGACCGATGGTCCCGCCGATCGACGGCCTCGAGGACGTCGACTTTCTCACGAGCGACGACGCGCTCTTCCTCGAGGAGCGCCCCGACGAACTCGTGATCGTCGGCGGCGGCTACATCGGTGCCGAACTCGGCTATTTCTTCGGCGCGCTGGGGGCCGACGTCTCGATCGTCGGCCGTAGCGACCGGCTCGTCCCACGGGAAGACGACGACGTGAGCGAGGTCGTGACGGACTCGCTCGAGACGTACTGCGACGTGTACACCGGCTACGAGGCGGCCGAGGTCGAGGAAGGTGACACGGTCGTCGTGACCGCGGAGCCGAGCGACGGCGATGAGGAGGAAGGGGACGGTAACGCGGTCGAACTCACCGCCGACGACCTCCTGCTCGCGACCGGGCGGCGGCCGAATACCGATACGCTCGACCTCGAGACCACGGGCGTCGAAACGGACGACACGGGCTACGTCGAGACGGACGATCGGCTGGAGACCGCCGTGGACGGGGTCTGGGCGCTCGGCGACGTTCTCGGCGAGCAGCCGTTCAAGCACGCGGCCGACGACGAGTCGAAAGTCGTCGCGGCGAACGTGCTGGACGATGCCGGGGAGACGATCGACTACGAGGCGATGCCCCACGCGATCTTCACCAGCCCGCGGGTCGCGAGCGTCGGGCGAACGGAGGGCGAACTCGAGGACGCGGGCCACGAGTACGAGGCCGTAACCGTCCCCTACGGGACCGCGCCGATGGGGATGATCCTCGAGGCCGACGACGGCTTCGTCAAAGCCATCGCTGGACCCGACGGCGAGATTTTTGGCTGTCACATCGTTGGGCCACAGGCCGCGACGCTGCTCCACGAGGTGGTCGTCGCGATGGACGGCGGCGGCACGGTCGACGACGTCGCGGGGCCGGTCCACGTCCATCCCGCGCTGAACGAGGTCGTCTACGCGGCGTTCGACGAGCTATCGGACTCGAAATATTCGACGGCGCCCGATTGGCGAGACGTGAGCGGGCGGGACTGA
- a CDS encoding signal recognition particle protein Srp54, whose protein sequence is MVLDDLGSSLRGTLDKLRGKSRLSEEDIEEIVKEIQRSLLSADVDVSLVMALSDNIKERALEEEPPAGTPARDFVLRIVYEELVDLIGDSTELPLEEQTILLAGLQGSGKTTSAAKMAWWFSTKGLRPAVIQTDTFRPGAYDQAAEMAERAEVDFYGDPDGEDPVEIAREGLEATSEADVHIVDTAGRHALEDDLIAEIEQIEGVVEPDTSLLVLDAAIGQGAKDQAQQFDDSIGIDGVVITKLDGTAKGGGALTAVDQTDSSIAFLGTGEEVQDVERFEPDGFISRLLGMGDLSQLAERVERAMEQTEIEEDDWDPEDMLQGQFTLNDMQKQMEAMNNMGPLDQVMDMIPGLGGGIKDQLPDDAMDVTQDRMRAFSVIMDSMTDAEKEYPKAIGASQIKRIARGSGTSEEQVRELLQQYKMMERTIKQFQGMGSEQEMQRMMKQMQQGGGGGGGGMGGMGPFG, encoded by the coding sequence ATGGTACTCGACGATCTCGGGAGTTCTCTGCGGGGCACCCTCGACAAGCTCCGCGGGAAGTCGCGACTCAGCGAGGAAGATATCGAGGAGATCGTCAAGGAGATCCAGCGCTCGCTGCTCTCCGCCGACGTCGACGTCTCGCTCGTGATGGCGCTGTCGGACAACATCAAAGAGCGCGCCCTCGAGGAGGAACCCCCGGCCGGCACCCCGGCGCGGGACTTCGTCCTCCGCATCGTCTACGAGGAACTGGTCGACCTCATCGGCGACTCCACCGAGTTGCCCCTCGAGGAACAGACCATCCTGCTGGCCGGGCTGCAGGGGTCCGGTAAAACCACGTCCGCCGCGAAGATGGCCTGGTGGTTCTCCACGAAGGGGCTCCGACCGGCCGTCATTCAGACGGACACCTTCCGCCCCGGCGCGTACGACCAGGCCGCGGAGATGGCCGAGCGCGCAGAAGTCGACTTCTACGGCGATCCCGACGGCGAGGACCCCGTCGAAATCGCCCGCGAGGGCCTCGAGGCGACGAGCGAGGCCGACGTCCACATCGTGGACACGGCGGGTCGCCACGCGCTCGAGGACGACCTGATCGCCGAGATCGAGCAGATCGAAGGCGTCGTCGAACCCGACACGTCCCTACTCGTTCTCGACGCCGCGATCGGACAGGGCGCGAAGGATCAGGCCCAGCAGTTCGACGACTCGATCGGGATCGACGGCGTCGTCATCACGAAGTTAGACGGGACCGCGAAGGGTGGCGGTGCCCTCACCGCGGTGGACCAGACCGATTCCTCGATCGCCTTCCTCGGGACGGGCGAGGAGGTCCAGGACGTCGAGCGCTTCGAGCCCGACGGCTTCATCTCGCGGCTGCTCGGGATGGGGGACCTCAGTCAGCTCGCCGAGCGCGTCGAGCGCGCGATGGAGCAGACCGAGATCGAGGAGGACGACTGGGACCCCGAGGACATGCTGCAGGGCCAGTTCACCCTGAACGACATGCAGAAACAGATGGAGGCGATGAACAACATGGGGCCGCTCGATCAGGTGATGGACATGATCCCCGGCCTCGGCGGCGGGATCAAGGATCAGCTGCCCGACGACGCGATGGACGTCACCCAGGACCGGATGCGGGCCTTTTCGGTGATCATGGACTCGATGACCGACGCGGAGAAGGAGTACCCCAAGGCCATCGGCGCGAGTCAGATCAAGCGCATCGCCCGCGGTTCGGGGACCAGCGAGGAGCAGGTCCGAGAACTGCTCCAGCAGTACAAGATGATGGAACGCACCATCAAGCAGTTCCAGGGCATGGGTTCGGAACAGGAGATGCAGCGCATGATGAAACAGATGCAACAGGGCGGCGGTGGCGGTGGCGGCGGCATGGGCGGTATGGGGCCGTTCGGGTAG
- a CDS encoding CBS domain-containing protein has product MHDTISVAEIMVEDVVTAPPNATVTEAATLLRDEGVSSVLVVRDGDPEGIITEGDFVTQLCERRDLGHLELSAVMSSPLTTIEPTASIVDAVALLRSTDIEHLPVVSSPERTSETAADDGTGELVGIVTTTELTYYVPQLVHRATESREQPPQRRVRTDTLYERDDWEFEYRGADETAVSVGDVARFSKPISEDDVEAFASVTGDTNRVHLDAAYAAETRFGERIVHGVLANGIVSAALARLPGLTIYLSQESSFRAPLPIGTRATAVCEVVEDLGRSKYRIETDVLDGDGTTVLEGDAVVLIDDLPPAAARERDAAATGSSD; this is encoded by the coding sequence ATGCACGACACGATATCCGTCGCGGAAATCATGGTCGAGGATGTCGTCACCGCCCCGCCGAACGCGACCGTCACCGAAGCGGCGACGCTACTACGCGACGAAGGCGTCAGTTCGGTACTCGTCGTCCGAGACGGTGACCCCGAGGGTATCATCACCGAGGGCGACTTCGTGACACAGCTCTGTGAACGACGGGATCTCGGCCACCTCGAGCTATCAGCGGTCATGTCGTCACCGCTGACGACGATCGAACCGACGGCCTCGATCGTCGACGCCGTGGCGCTGTTGCGGTCGACGGACATCGAACACCTGCCGGTCGTCTCGAGTCCCGAGCGGACGAGCGAGACGGCGGCGGATGACGGCACCGGCGAACTGGTGGGAATCGTCACGACGACCGAACTCACCTACTACGTGCCACAGCTCGTCCACCGTGCGACGGAGTCACGCGAGCAACCGCCTCAGCGACGTGTGCGGACCGACACCCTCTACGAGCGCGACGACTGGGAGTTCGAGTACCGCGGCGCGGACGAGACGGCCGTCTCGGTCGGCGACGTCGCACGGTTCTCGAAGCCGATTTCCGAAGACGACGTCGAGGCCTTCGCGTCGGTGACCGGCGACACCAACCGGGTCCACCTCGACGCGGCCTACGCGGCCGAAACGCGCTTCGGCGAGCGGATCGTCCACGGCGTCCTCGCGAACGGGATCGTCAGTGCGGCGCTGGCCCGGCTCCCGGGACTGACGATCTATCTTTCACAGGAAAGCAGCTTCCGCGCCCCGCTCCCGATCGGCACCCGCGCCACCGCCGTCTGCGAGGTCGTCGAGGACCTCGGCCGGTCGAAGTACCGGATCGAGACCGACGTGCTCGACGGCGACGGCACGACGGTCCTCGAGGGGGACGCGGTCGTGCTGATCGACGACCTCCCGCCGGCGGCCGCCCGCGAGCGCGACGCTGCGGCGACCGGGTCGTCCGACTAA
- a CDS encoding RNA-binding domain-containing protein produces MSEIYRVDVEITAPIYDTEVTSRVIDAVANIFPTADLEEEFGEVRGEAHTLDHFSEQLHRQEILDTARGEFFANREGDAFTFALKKQAAFEDYVNFSVGKPDELGEIAVRVRVDEPSLEEYVDHIAPPTEDGRPVDT; encoded by the coding sequence ATGAGCGAGATCTACCGCGTCGACGTGGAGATTACGGCACCGATATACGACACCGAGGTCACGAGTCGCGTGATCGACGCCGTCGCGAATATCTTTCCCACCGCCGACCTCGAGGAGGAGTTCGGCGAGGTCAGGGGCGAGGCCCACACGCTCGATCACTTTTCGGAGCAGTTGCACCGCCAGGAGATCCTCGACACCGCCCGCGGCGAGTTCTTCGCCAACCGCGAGGGCGACGCGTTCACCTTCGCGCTGAAAAAGCAGGCGGCCTTCGAGGACTACGTCAACTTCTCGGTCGGCAAACCCGACGAACTCGGCGAGATCGCCGTCCGGGTCCGGGTCGACGAACCGAGCCTCGAGGAGTACGTCGACCACATCGCGCCGCCGACGGAAGACGGGCGGCCGGTCGACACCTGA
- a CDS encoding AAA family ATPase yields the protein MHVIGTVGLPGSGKGEAATVAREDGIPVVTMGDVVRQETADRGLDPATDHGTVAQALREENGPAAIAERSLPMIEDRLEAHETVLVDGIRSGTEVDVFEDEFEDAFTLVSIEAPFELRAERIDERGRDASEADGGEGLAARDERERSFGMDDAMARADVVVENTDSLEAFHDRIRSIVRGTDDEKRAEAEADP from the coding sequence ATGCACGTCATCGGAACGGTCGGGCTCCCCGGAAGCGGCAAGGGCGAGGCCGCGACCGTCGCACGCGAGGACGGAATCCCGGTGGTCACGATGGGCGACGTCGTCCGCCAGGAGACGGCCGACCGCGGGCTCGACCCCGCGACGGATCACGGCACGGTCGCGCAGGCGCTGCGCGAGGAAAACGGCCCGGCGGCCATCGCCGAACGATCGCTGCCGATGATCGAGGATCGCCTCGAGGCCCACGAGACGGTGCTGGTCGACGGCATCCGCTCGGGCACCGAGGTCGACGTCTTCGAGGACGAGTTCGAAGACGCGTTCACGCTGGTCAGTATCGAAGCTCCCTTCGAGTTGCGAGCCGAGCGGATCGACGAGCGCGGCCGGGACGCGAGCGAGGCCGACGGCGGCGAGGGGCTGGCCGCCCGCGACGAACGCGAGCGCAGCTTCGGAATGGACGATGCGATGGCCCGCGCCGACGTGGTCGTCGAGAACACCGACTCGCTCGAGGCGTTCCACGATCGGATTCGGTCGATCGTCCGGGGAACCGACGACGAGAAACGTGCCGAGGCCGAAGCGGACCCATGA
- a CDS encoding HalOD1 output domain-containing protein, with the protein MMRTDVVTNVVKAVAAQDEVEPGELDSLYEYIDPEILEKVYEQEKGDWTFTFQYSDPQVTLTHEEQIFVDGVLHTPSVSRGSK; encoded by the coding sequence ATGATGCGAACTGACGTTGTCACCAACGTTGTCAAAGCGGTGGCCGCCCAAGATGAGGTAGAACCAGGGGAACTCGATTCATTGTACGAGTACATCGACCCAGAAATATTAGAGAAAGTGTATGAGCAAGAGAAGGGCGACTGGACCTTTACGTTCCAATATTCCGATCCTCAAGTCACTCTGACCCACGAGGAACAAATCTTCGTTGATGGTGTCCTGCATACGCCGAGTGTATCAAGAGGGAGTAAATGA
- a CDS encoding phosphatase PAP2 family protein yields MFGGDRGLGLAEVLHESASEPVLIVFALLTQLGDVWFLFLLGGLLYVAGDQFPRWGIDRRRGLFVLGLLLTYVALIGVLKHFFLLPRPPGAGEPPVIAWLPAVFQGVLASIATGSGPGFPSGHAFGSTIVWGGFALVVFEDKFSPGWLGVAAVVGLVSLSRLILGVHYLVDVVVGVGFGVVVLGVLYVIADRGTAPARVLLIAVGAGALGLIQGATFESVAALGSGVGGWLVWRGIADSTPAHPSNRREAAAGFVVFGLAGGFFALMYAVEPPLLATFFGSAIAVGGAVIAPLAGEKLLDW; encoded by the coding sequence ATGTTCGGAGGTGACCGTGGTCTCGGGCTGGCCGAGGTGCTTCACGAGTCAGCGTCAGAACCCGTTCTTATAGTCTTCGCTCTACTAACCCAGCTCGGCGACGTTTGGTTTCTCTTCCTGTTGGGGGGTCTTCTGTACGTCGCCGGCGATCAGTTTCCGCGGTGGGGGATCGATCGGCGGCGTGGCCTGTTTGTGCTCGGTCTCCTACTCACGTACGTGGCTCTCATCGGGGTGCTCAAGCATTTCTTTCTGCTCCCTCGGCCCCCGGGAGCGGGTGAGCCACCCGTCATTGCGTGGCTTCCAGCCGTCTTCCAGGGCGTGTTAGCTTCGATCGCGACTGGGTCGGGCCCCGGATTTCCGAGTGGCCACGCCTTCGGGAGTACGATCGTCTGGGGTGGGTTCGCACTCGTCGTCTTCGAAGACAAATTTTCGCCGGGGTGGCTCGGAGTCGCAGCCGTCGTCGGTCTCGTCTCGCTCTCACGACTTATCTTGGGCGTCCACTATCTCGTTGATGTCGTAGTCGGGGTCGGTTTCGGAGTGGTGGTGCTGGGTGTGCTCTACGTGATCGCCGATCGAGGTACTGCCCCTGCTCGAGTACTCCTCATCGCGGTCGGTGCTGGCGCCCTGGGACTAATCCAGGGAGCCACCTTCGAGAGCGTGGCCGCGCTCGGAAGTGGCGTCGGCGGGTGGCTCGTCTGGCGTGGCATCGCCGATTCAACGCCCGCTCACCCGTCAAACCGCCGAGAGGCAGCTGCTGGATTCGTTGTGTTCGGATTGGCAGGCGGTTTCTTCGCGCTGATGTATGCTGTCGAACCGCCACTACTGGCCACGTTTTTCGGCTCCGCGATCGCCGTCGGTGGGGCCGTTATCGCCCCTTTGGCCGGTGAGAAACTCCTTGATTGGTGA